The Erpetoichthys calabaricus chromosome 13, fErpCal1.3, whole genome shotgun sequence genome has a window encoding:
- the eppk1 gene encoding epiplakin isoform X1 yields the protein MEHKQKQNEDSGFTIQGIRKSVSVNVLLQAGIIDNQILEKLNNGKLTVEDLSQNHDINKFLDSACCISGIMFKSKKEKMSIYQAMKKKVLTEDNALNLLEAQAATGFMIEPIHNKRYTVQQAVDEGVLGQELQQKMLDAEKAVTGYTDPKTGNTITLFQAMKLGLVNKDFGLRLLETQLATGGIIDPMNSIRIPVEMAWKKGYFSEELNKDLSENGKDCNGYHDPQTKKKTSYRQLLKQCVKDEKTGLHLLPIDINFRGLRRQVTAEELLSSSIITKDLYEQLHEGKTNVEEVSGLKSVQNYLEGTSPIAGVYIESSNMKMNIYQAKQKGLIMPGTSLVLLEAQMATGFLIDVVQNTKHTVEEAINKGLVGLEMKTKLIKAEKAVTGYDDPYTGEKISLFQALKKGLIVKEHGIRLLEAQIATGGIIDPVNSHRVPVEVAYQKGYFDEEMNRILSDPTDDTKGFFDPNTKENLTYLQLLERCRKDNKTGLYLLNLTKKGEEYFYFDEKSKIILKSITTKAPGRYNGQEVNIWELLHSEYITEEKRRELMKNLKSNLCTIEDIQNIVITIIHNTSTNASQQDKKIKTSNGTERDKHLQFDENTMSLLKSTTTDKAGGKYQGKTVSAWELLHSEYITEEKRRELMQKLKQKTLTIDNLLQILISTIQENTVTTTITSTTVTTIASTPTTTETTVRAAFQGLRAQVSPAELLSSKIIDEETFDKIDQGIVTVEAVSQQDSVKRYLQGTDSIAGVFIPSTKEKMSIYQAMKKGILRPGTALVLLEAQAATGFVIDPVKNTKLSVEEAVAAGLVGRELKDKLLSAERAVTGYTDPYTGDTISLFQSLKKDLIVKDHGIRLLEAQIATGGIIDPVHSHRVPVEVAYQRGYFDEEMSQILSDPSDDTKGFFDPNTHENLTYLQLLERCTKDPDTGLCLLNLVKKGEGYVQIDAQTTSLLKSTTTDKAGGKYQGKTVSAWELLHSEYITEEKRRELMQKLKQKTLTIDNLLQILISTIQEKTVTTTITSTTVTTIASTPTTTETTVRAAFQGLRAQVSPAELLSSKIIDEETFDKIDQGIVTVEAVSQQDSVKRYLQGTDSIAGVFIPSTKEKMSIYQAMKKGILRPGTALVLLEAQAATGFVIDPVKNTKLSVEEAVAAGLVGRELKDKLLSAERAVTGYTDPYTGDTISLFQSLKKDLIVKDHGIRLLEAQIATGGIIDPVHSHRVPVEVAYQRGYFDEEMSQILSDPSDDTKGFFDPNTHENLTYLQLLERCTKDPDTGLCLLNLVKKGEGYVQIDAQTTSLLKSTTTDKAGGKYQGKTVSAWELLHSEYITEEKRRELIEKLKQKTLTIDNLLQILISTIQEKTVTTTITSTTVTTIASTPTTTETTVRAAFQGLRAQVSPAELLSSKIIDEETFDKIDQGIVTVEAVSQQDSVKRYLQGTDSIAGVFIPSTKEKMSIYQAMKKGILRPGTALVLLEAQAATGFVIDPVKNTKLSVEEAVSAGLVGRELKDKLLSAERAVTGYTDPYTGDTISLFQSLKKDLIVKDHGIRLLEAQIATGGIIDPVHSHRVPVEVAYQRGYFDEEMSQILSDPSDDTKGFFDPNTHENLTYLQLLERCTKDPDTGLCLLNLVKKGEGYVQIDAQTTSLLKSTTTDKAGGKYQGKTVSAWELLHSEYITEEKRRELMQKLKQKTLTIDNLLQILISTIQEKTVTTTITSTTVTTIASTPTTTETTVRAAFQGLRAQVSPAELLSSKIIDEETFDKIDQGIVTVEAVSQQDSVKRYLQGTDSIAGVFIPSTKEKMSIYQAMKKGILRPGTALVLLEAQAATGFVIDPVKNTKLSVEEAVAAGLVGRELKDKLLSAERAVTGYTDPYTGDTISLFQSLKKDLIVKDHGIRLLEAQIATGGIIDPVHSHRVPVEVAYQRGYFDEEMSQILSDPSDDTKGFFDPNTHENLTYLQLLERCTKDPDTGLCLLNLVKKGEGYVQIDAQTTSLLKSTTTDKAGGKYQGKTVSAWELLHSEYITEEKRRELIEKLKQKTLTIDNLLQILISTIQEKTVTTTITSTTVTTIASTPTTTETTVRAAFQGLRAQVSPAELLSSKIIDEETFDKIDQGIVTVEAVSQQDSVKRYLQGTDSIAGVFIPSTKEKMSIYQAMKKGILRPGTALVLLEAQAATGFVIDPVKNTKLSVEEAVAAGLVGRELKDKLLSAERAVTGYTDPYTGDTISLFQSLKKDLIVKDHGIRLLEAQIATGGIIDPVHSHRVPVEVAYQRGYFDEEMSQILSDPSDDTKGFFDPNTHENLTYLQLLERCTKDPDTGLCLLNLVKKGEGYVQIDAQTTSLLKSTTTDKAGGKYQGKTVSAWELLHSEYITEEKRRELMQKLKQKTLTIDNLLQILISTIQEKTVTTTITSTTVTTIASTPTTTETTVRAAFQGLRAQVSPAELLSSKIIDEETFDKIDQGIVTVEAVSQQDSVKRYLQGTDSIAGVFIPSTKEKMSIYQAMKKGILRPGTALVLLEAQAATGFVIDPVKTTKLSVEEAVAAGLVGRELKDKLLSAERAVTGYTDPYTGDTISLFQSLKKDLIVKDHGIRLLEAQIATGGIIDPVHSHRVPVEVAYQRGYFDEEMSQILSDPSDDTKGFFDPNTHENLTYLQLLERCTKDPDTGLCLLNLVKKGEGYVQIDAQTTSLLKSTTTDKAGGKYQGKTVSAWELLHSEYITEEKRRELMQKLKQKTLTIDNLLQILISTIQEKTVTTTITSTTVTTIASTPTTTETTVRAAFQGLRAQVSPAELLSSKIIDEETFDKIDQGIVTVEAVSQQDSVKRYLQGTDSIAGVFIPSTKEKMSIYQAMKKGILRPGTALVLLEAQAATGFVIDPVKNTKLSVEEAVAAGLVGRELKDKLLSAERAVTGYTDPYTGDTISLFQSLKKDLIVKDHGIRLLEAQIATGGIIDPVHSHRVPVEVAYQRGYFDEEMSQILSDPSDDTKGFFDPNTHENLTYLQLLERCTKDPDTGLCLLNLVKKGEGYVQIDAQTTSLLKSTTTDKAGGKYQGKTVSAWELLHSEYITEEKRRELIEKLKQKTLTIDNLLQILISTIQEKTVTTTITSTTVTTIASTPTTTETTVRAAFQGLRAQVSPAELLSSKIIDEETFDKIDQGIVTVEAVSQQDSVKRYLQGTDSIAGVFIPSTKEKMSIYQAMKKGILRPGTALVLLEAQAATGFVIDPVKNTKLSVEEAVAAGLVGRQLKAKLLSAERAVTGYTDPYTGDTISLFQALKKDLIVKDHGIRLLEAQIATGGIIDPVHSHRVPVEVAYQRGYFDEEMSQILSDPSDDTKGFFDPNTHENLTYLQLLERCTKDPDTGLCLLSLKK from the exons ATGgaacataaacaaaagcaaaatgaagaCAGTGGATTCACTATTCAAGGTATTCGCAAATCAGTATCAGTCAATGTTCTCCTTCAGGCAGGCATTATTGACAATCAGATTTTGGAAAAATTGAACAATGGCAAACTTACAGTGGAGGATCTTTCACAAAATCATGACATCAATAAGTTTTTGGACAGTGCTTGCTGCATTTCTGGTATCATGTTTAAATCAAAGAAGGAGAAGATGAGCATTTACCAAGCAATGAAAAAGAAAGTCCTTACAGAAGACAATGCTTTGAATTTACTTGAAGCCCAAGCAGCTACAGGATTCATGATAGAGCCAATACACAACAAGAGGTATACAGTTCAACAAGCAGTAGACGAGGGGGTCCTGGGTCAAGAGCTACAACAAAAGAtgctggatgcagaaaaagcagtaACAGGATACACTGACCCTAAAACTGGAAATACAATAACCCTTTTTCAAGCAATGAAACTAGGGTTAGTCAATAAAGACTTTGGTTTACGATTACTAGAAACTCAGCTAGCTACAGGAGGTATAATTGACCCTATGAATAGCATTCGAATTCCTGTAGAGATGGCATGGAAAAAGGGTTATTTTAGCGAAGAACTAAACAAAGATCTGTCCGAAAATGGTAAAGACTGCAATGGATATCATGACccccaaacaaagaaaaaaacatcataCAGACAACTTTTAAAACAATGTGTTAAAGATGAAAAAACAGGACTTCACCTACTCCCCATTGATATCAACTTCAGAGGGCTAAGACGTCAGGTCACAGCAGAAGAGCTACTATCTTCCTCAATAATTACAAAAGATTTATACGAACAACTCCATGAGGGTAAAACAAATGTTGAAGAAGTATCTGGTCTTAAATCGGTACAAAACTATCTTGAAGGAACAAGCCCAATAGCAGGTGTCTACATAGAAAGTtccaacatgaaaatgaatatttaccAAGCCAAGCAAAAAGGCTTAATAATGCCAGGAACAAGTTTGGTTTTACTAGAAGCCCAAATGGCAACTGGATTCCTAATTGATGTAGTTCAAAATACAAAGCACACAGTAGAAGAAGCTATAAACAAAGGTCTAGTGGGATTAGAGATGAAAACCAAACTTATAAAAGCTGAGAAAGCAGTCACAGGATACGACGATCCTTACACGGGTGAAAAAATCTCACTTTTTCAAGCACTAAAAAAGGGCCTAATAGTAAAAGAGCATGGCATTCGCTTACTAGAAGCACAGATTGCCACAGGGGGCATTATTGATCCAGTAAATAGTCACCGTGTACCGGTGGAAGTGGCCTATCAAAAAGGCTACTTTGATGAGGAAATGAACAGAATACTCTCAGATCCCACTGATGACACCAAAGGTTTCTTTGATCCAAACACCAAAGAAAACCTGACATACCTGCAACTACTAGAAAGGTGTAGAAAGGATAATAAAACTGGCCTGTATTTGCTAAATCTAACAAAAAAAGGAGAggagtatttttattttgatgaaaagagtaaaattattctaaagtcaataacaacaAAAGCACCAGGCCGCTACAATGGACAAGAAGTAAACATCTGGGAATTACTACATTCAGAATACATTAcagaggagaagagaagagagttAATGAAAAACCTTAAAAGCAACCTGTGCACAATAGAAGACATTCAAAACATTGTGATCACTATCATCCACAACACATCAACAAATGCATCACAACAAGACAAGAAAATCAAGACTAGCAATGGAACAGAGAGAGACAAGCATCTTCAATTTGATGAAAACACAATGAGtctcctaaagtccaccaccaccGACAAAGCAGGTGGCAAGTACCAAGGAAAGACTGTGAGTGCCTGGGAGCTGCTCCACTCTGAATACATCACTGAGGAGAAAAGGAGAGAGCTGATGCAAAAGCTGAAGCAGAAAACTTTGACCATTGACAATCTCCTGCAGATCCTCATCTCCACCATTCAAGAGAACACTGTGACCACTACCATAACCTCTACCACGGTCACCACTATCGCCAGCACCCCTACCACCACAGAAACCACAGTCAGAGCAGCTTTCCAAGGCTTAAGAGCACAGGTCTCTCCTGCGGAACTGCTAAGCTCAAAAATCATTGACGAAGAAACATTTGATAAGATTGATCAGGGCATAGTCACAGTTGAAGCAGTCAGTCAGCAGGATTCTGTGAAGAGGTACCTGCAGGGGACAGACAGCATTGCAGGAGTTTTCATCCCATCAACTAAAGAAAAGATGAGCATTTATCAAGCAATGAAAAAGGGGATTCTGAGACCCGGAACCGCTCTAGTCCTACTGGAAGCGCAAGCAGCCACGGGCTTCGTCATTGACCCTGTAAAGAACACAAAACTGTCAGTCGAGGAAGCTGTGGCTGCAGGACTGGTTGGAAGAGAGCTGAAAGACAAGCTCCTATCGGCAGAAAGAGCCGTCACTGGATACACTGACCCCTACACTGGAGACACAATCTCCCTTTTCCAGTCTCTGAAGAAGGACCTGATTGTCAAAGACCACGGAATACGCCTGCTTGAAGCACAGATTGCCACTGGGGGCATCATCGATCCAGTGCATAGCCATCGAGTGCCGGTGGAAGTGGCTTACCAGCGAGGTTACTTTGATGAGGAAATGAGCCAGATTCTCTCAGATCCCAGTGATGACACCAAAGGCTTCTTTGACCCTAACACCCATGAAAACCTTACATACCTGCAACTGCTGGAGAGATGCACCAAAGACCCTGACACGGGACTGTGCCTGCTAAACCTTGTCAAGAAAGGTGAAGGATATGTTCAAATTGATGCACAAACAACTAGcctcctaaagtccaccaccaccGACAAAGCAGGTGGCAAGTACCAAGGAAAGACTGTGAGTGCCTGGGAGCTGCTCCACTCTGAATACATCACTGAGGAGAAAAGGAGAGAGCTGATGCAAAAGCTGAAGCAGAAAACTTTGACCATTGACAATCTCCTGCAGATCCTCATCTCCACCATTCAAGAGAAGACTGTGACCACTACCATAACCTCTACCACGGTCACCACTATCGCCAGCACCCCTACCACCACAGAAACCACAGTCAGAGCAGCTTTCCAAGGCTTAAGAGCACAG GTCTCTCCTGCGGAACTGCTAAGCTCAAAAATCATTGACGAAGAAACATTTGATAAGATTGATCAGGGCATAGTCACAGTTGAAGCAGTCAGTCAGCAGGATTCTGTGAAGAGGTACCTGCAGGGGACAGACAGCATTGCAGGAGTTTTCATCCCATCAACTAAAGAAAAGATGAGCATTTATCAAGCAATGAAAAAGGGGATTCTGAGACCCGGAACCGCTCTAGTCCTACTGGAAGCGCAAGCAGCCACGGGCTTCGTCATTGACCCTGTAAAGAACACAAAACTGTCAGTCGAGGAAGCTGTGGCTGCAGGACTGGTTGGAAGAGAGCTGAAAGACAAGCTCCTATCGGCAGAAAGAGCCGTCACTGGATACACTGACCCCTACACTGGAGACACAATCTCCCTTTTCCAGTCTCTGAAGAAGGACCTGATTGTCAAAGACCACGGAATACGCCTGCTTGAAGCACAGATTGCCACTGGGGGCATCATCGATCCAGTGCATAGCCATCGAGTGCCGGTGGAAGTGGCTTACCAGCGAGGTTACTTTGATGAGGAAATGAGCCAGATTCTCTCAGATCCCAGTGATGACACCAAAGGCTTCTTTGACCCTAACACCCATGAAAACCTTACATACCTGCAACTGCTGGAGAGATGCACCAAAGACCCTGACACGGGACTGTGCCTGCTAAACCTTGTCAAGAAAGGTGAAGGATATGTTCAAATTGATGCACAAACAACTAGcctcctaaagtccaccaccaccGACAAAGCAGGTGGCAAGTACCAAGGAAAGACTGTGAGTGCCTGGGAGCTGCTCCACTCTGAATACATCACTGAGGAGAAAAGGAGAGAGCTGATTGAAAAGCTGAAGCAGAAAACTTTGACCATTGACAATCTCCTGCAGATCCTCATCTCCACCATTCAAGAGAAGACTGTGACCACTACCATAACCTCTACCACGGTCACCACTATCGCCAGCACCCCTACCACCACAGAAACCACAGTCAGAGCAGCTTTCCAAGGCTTAAGAGCACAGGTCTCTCCTGCGGAACTGCTAAGCTCAAAAATCATTGACGAAGAAACATTTGATAAGATTGATCAGGGCATAGTCACAGTTGAAGCAGTCAGTCAGCAGGATTCTGTGAAGAGGTACCTGCAGGGGACAGACAGCATTGCAGGAGTTTTCATCCCATCAACTAAAGAAAAGATGAGCATTTATCAAGCAATGAAAAAGGGGATTCTGAGACCCGGAACCGCTCTAGTCCTACTGGAAGCGCAAGCAGCCACGGGCTTCGTCATTGACCCTGTAAAGAACACAAAACTGTCAGTCGAGGAAGCTGTGTCTGCAGGACTGGTTGGAAGAGAGCTGAAAGACAAGCTCCTATCGGCAGAAAGAGCCGTCACTGGATACACTGACCCCTACACTGGAGACACAATCTCCCTTTTCCAGTCTCTGAAGAAGGACCTGATTGTCAAAGACCACGGAATACGCCTGCTTGAAGCACAGATTGCCACTGGGGGCATCATCGATCCGGTGCATAGCCATCGAGTGCCGGTGGAAGTGGCTTACCAGCGAGGGTACTTTGATGAGGAAATGAGTCAGATTCTCTCAGATCCCAGTGATGACACCAAAGGCTTCTTTGACCCTAACACCCATGAAAACCTTACATACCTGCAACTTCTGGAGAGATGCACCAAAGACCCTGACACGGGACTGTGCCTGCTAAACCTTGTCAAGAAAGGTGAAGGATATGTTCAAATTGATGCACAAACAACTAGcctcctaaagtccaccaccaccGACAAAGCAGGTGGCAAGTACCAAGGAAAGACTGTGAGTGCCTGGGAGCTGCTCCACTCTGAATACATCACTGAGGAGAAAAGGAGAGAGCTGATGCAAAAGCTGAAGCAGAAAACTTTGACCATTGACAATCTCCTGCAGATCCTCATCTCCACCATTCAAGAGAAGACTGTGACCACTACCATAACCTCTACCACCGTCACCACTATTGCCAGCACCCCTACCACCACAGAAACCACAGTCAGAGCAGCTTTCCAAGGCTTAAGAGCACAGGTCTCTCCTGCGGAACTGCTAAGCTCAAAAATCATTGACGAAGAAACATTTGATAAGATTGATCAGGGCATAGTCACAGTTGAAGCAGTCAGTCAGCAGGATTCTGTGAAGAGGTACCTGCAGGGGACAGACAGCATTGCAGGAGTTTTCATCCCATCAACTAAAGAAAAGATGAGCATTTATCAAGCAATGAAAAAGGGGATTCTGAGACCCGGAACCGCTCTAGTCCTACTGGAAGCGCAAGCAGCCACGGGCTTCGTCATTGACCCTGTAAAGAACACAAAACTGTCAGTCGAGGAAGCTGTGGCTGCAGGACTGGTTGGAAGAGAGCTGAAAGACAAGCTCCTATCGGCAGAAAGAGCCGTCACTGGATACACTGACCCCTACACTGGAGACACAATCTCCCTTTTCCAGTCTCTGAAGAAGGACCTGATTGTCAAAGACCACGGAATACGCCTGCTTGAAGCACAGATTGCCACTGGGGGCATCATCGATCCAGTGCATAGCCATCGAGTGCCGGTGGAAGTGGCTTACCAGCGAGGTTACTTTGATGAGGAAATGAGCCAGATTCTCTCAGATCCCAGTGATGACACCAAAGGCTTCTTTGACCCTAACACCCATGAAAACCTTACATACCTGCAACTGCTGGAGAGATGCACCAAAGACCCTGACACGGGACTGTGCCTGCTAAACCTTGTCAAGAAAGGTGAAGGATATGTTCAAATTGATGCACAAACAACTAGcctcctaaagtccaccaccaccGACAAAGCAGGTGGCAAGTACCAAGGAAAGACTGTGAGTGCCTGGGAGCTGCTCCACTCTGAATACATCACTGAGGAGAAAAGGAGAGAGCTGATTGAAAAGCTGAAGCAGAAAACTTTGACCATTGACAATCTCCTGCAGATCCTCATCTCCACCATTCAAGAGAAGACTGTGACCACTACCATAACCTCTACCACGGTCACCACTATCGCCAGCACCCCTACCACCACAGAAACCACAGTCAGAGCAGCTTTCCAAGGCTTAAGAGCACAGGTCTCTCCTGCGGAACTGCTAAGCTCAAAAATCATTGACGAAGAAACATTTGATAAGATTGATCAGGGCATAGTCACAGTTGAAGCAGTCAGTCAGCAGGATTCTGTGAAGAGGTACCTGCAGGGGACAGACAGCATTGCAGGAGTTTTCATCCCATCAACTAAAGAAAAGATGAGCATTTATCAAGCAATGAAAAAGGGGATTCTGAGACCCGGAACCGCTCTAGTCCTACTGGAAGCGCAAGCAGCCACGGGCTTCGTCATTGACCCTGTAAAGAACACAAAACTGTCAGTCGAGGAAGCTGTGGCTGCAGGACTGGTTGGAAGAGAGCTGAAAGACAAGCTCCTATCGGCAGAAAGAGCCGTCACTGGATACACTGACCCCTACACTGGAGACACAATCTCCCTTTTCCAGTCTCTGAAGAAGGACCTGATTGTCAAAGACCACGGAATACGCCTGCTTGAAGCACAGATTGCCACTGGGGGCATCATCGATCCGGTGCATAGCCATCGAGTGCCGGTGGAAGTGGCTTACCAGCGAGGGTACTTTGATGAGGAAATGAGTCAGATTCTCTCAGATCCCAGTGATGACACCAAAGGCTTCTTTGACCCTAACACCCATGAAAACCTTACATACCTGCAACTTCTGGAGAGATGCACCAAAGACCCTGACACGGGACTGTGCCTGCTAAACCTTGTCAAGAAAGGTGAAGGATATGTTCAAATTGATGCACAAACAACTAGcctcctaaagtccaccaccaccGACAAAGCAGGTGGCAAGTACCAAGGAAAGACTGTGAGTGCCTGGGAGCTGCTCCACTCTGAATACATCACTGAGGAGAAAAGGAGAGAGCTGATGCAAAAGCTGAAGCAGAAAACTTTGACCATTGACAATCTCCTGCAGATCCTCATCTCCACCATTCAAGAGAAGACTGTGACCACTACCATAAC CTCTACCACGGTCACCACTATCGCCAGCACCCCTACCACCACAGAAACCACAGTCAGAGCAGCTTTCCAAGGCTTAAGAGCACAGGTCTCTCCTGCGGAACTGCTAAGCTCAAAAATCATTGACGAAGAAACATTTGATAAGATTGATCAGGGCATAGTCACAGTTGAAGCAGTCAGTCAGCAGGATTCTGTGAAGAGGTACCTGCAGGGGACAGACAGCATTGCAGGAGTTTTCATCCCATCAACTAAAGAAAAGATGAGCATTTATCAAGCAATGAAAAAGGGGATTCTGAGACCTGGAACCGCTCTAGTCCTACTGGAAGCGCAAGCAGCCACGGGCTTCGTCATTGACCCTGTAAAGACCACAAAACTGTCAGTCGAGGAAGCTGTGGCTGCAGGACTGGTTGGAAGAGAGCTGAAAGACAAGCTCCTATCGGCAGAAAGAGCCGTCACTGGATACACTGACCCCTACACTGGAGACACAATCTCCCTTTTCCAGTCTCTGAAGAAGGACCTGATTGTCAAAGACCACGGAATACGCCTGCTTGAAGCACAGATTGCCACTGGGGGCATCATCGATCCGGTGCATAGCCATCGAGTGCCGGTGGAAGTGGCTTACCAGCGAGGTTACTTTGATGAGGAAATGAGTCAGATTCTCTCAGATCCCAGTGATGACACCAAAGGCTTCTTTGACCCTAACACCCATGAAAACCTTACATACCTGCAACTTCTGGAGAGATGCACCAAAGACCCTGACACGGGACTGTGCCTGCTAAACCTTGTCAAGAAAGGTGAAGGATATGTTCAAATTGATGCACAAACAACTAGcctcctaaagtccaccaccaccGACAAAGCAGGTGGCAAGTACCAAGGAAAGACTGTGAGTGCCTGGGAGCTGCTCCACTCTGAATACATCACTGAGGAGAAAAGGAGAGAGCTGATGCAAAAGCTGAAGCAGAAAACTTTGACCATTGACAATCTCCTGCAGATCCTCATCTCCACCATTCAAGAGAAGACTGTGACCACTACCATAACCTCTACCACGGTCACCACTATCGCCAGCACCCCTACCACCACAGAAACCACAGTCAGAGCAGCTTTCCAAGGCTTAAGAGCACAGGTCTCTCCTGCGGAACTGCTAAGCTCAAAAATCATTGACGAAGAAACATTTGATAAGATTGATCAGGGCATAGTCACAGTTGAAGCAGTCAGTCAGCAGGATTCTGTGAAGAGGTACCTGCAGGGGACAGACAGCATTGCAGGAGTTTTCATCCCATCAACTAAAGAAAAGATGAGCATTTATCAAGCAATGAAAAAGGGGATTCTGAGACCCGGAACCGCTCTAGTCCTACTGGAAGCGCAAGCAGCCACGGGCTTCGTCATTGACCCTGTAAAGAACACAAAACTGTCAGTCGAGGAAGCTGTGGCTGCAGGACTGGTTGGAAGAGAGCTGAAAGACAAGCTCCTATCGGCAGAAAGAGCCGTCACTGGATACACTGACCCCTACACTGGAGACACAATCTCCCTTTTCCAGTCTCTGAAGAAGGACCTGATTGTCAAAGACCACGGAATACGCCTGCTTGAAGCACAGATTGCCACTGGGGGCATCATCGATCCGGTGCATAGCCATCGAGTGCCGGTGGAAGTGGCTTACCAGCGAGGTTACTTTGATGAGGAAATGAGTCAGATTCTCTCAGATCCCAGTGATGACACCAAAGGCTTCTTTGACCCTAACACCCATGAAAACCTTACATACCTGCAACTTCTGGAGAGATGCACCAAAGACCCTGACACGGGACTGTGCCTGCTAAACCTTGTCAAGAAAGGTGAAGGATATGTTCAAATTGATGCACAAACAACTAGcctcctaaagtccaccaccaccGACAAAGCAGGTGGCAAGTACCAAGGAAAGACTGTGAGTGCCTGGGAGCTGCTCCACTCTGAATACATCACTGAGGAGAAAAGGAGAGAGCTGATTGAAAAGCTGAAGCAGAAAACTTTGACCATTGACAATCTCCTGCAGATCCTCATCTCCACCATTCAAGAGAAGACTGTGACCACTACCATAACCTCTACCACGGTCACCACTATCGCCAGCACCCCTACCACCACAGAAACCACAGTCAGAGCAGCTTTCCAAGGCTTAAGAGCACAGGTCTCTCCTGCGGAACTGCTAAGCTCAAAAATCATTGATGAAGAAACATTTGATAAGATTGATCAGGGCATAGTCACAGTTGAAGCAGTCAGTCAGCAGGATTCTGTGAAGAGGTACCTGCAGGGGACAGACAGCATTGCAGGAGTTTTCATCCCATCAACTAAAGAAAAGATGAGCATTTATCAAGCAATGAAAAAGGGGATTCTGAGACCCGGAACCGCTCTAGTCCTACTGGAAGCGCAAGCAGCCACGGGCTTCGTCATTGACCCTGTAAAGAACACAAAACTGTCAGTCGAGGAAGCTGTGGCTGCAGGACTTGTTGGCAGACAGCTAAAAGCAAAGCTGCTGTCAGCAGAAAGAGCCGTCACTGGATACACTGACCCCTACACTGGAGACACAATCTCCCTGTTCCAGGCTCTGAAGAAGGACCTGATTGTCAAAGACCACGGAATACGCCTGCTTGAAGCACAGATTGCCACTGGGGGCATCATCGATCCGGTGCATAGCCATCGAGTGCCGGTGGAAGTGGCTTACCAGCGAGGTTACTTTGATGAGGAAATGAGTCAGATTCTCTCAGATCCCAGTGATGACACCAAAGGCTTCTTTGACCCTAACACCCATGAAAACCTTACATACCTGCAACTGCTGGAGAGATGCACCAAAGACCCTGACACTGGATTGTGCCTACTTTCactaaagaaatga